The following proteins are encoded in a genomic region of Ailuropoda melanoleuca isolate Jingjing chromosome 10, ASM200744v2, whole genome shotgun sequence:
- the LOC100483734 gene encoding L-lactate dehydrogenase A-like 6A, which yields MSWAVGVLRAGRRVGAGRVNALCPRRPADLPLTGAWAVTPVSEMATIKCELIKNFTSEEAVHHNKVSIIGTGSVGMACAISILLRGLTDELALVDVNEDKLKGETMDLQHGSPFVKMPTIVSSKDYLVTANSSLVVITAGARQEKGETRLNLVQRNVDIFKLMISSITQYSPRCKLIVVSNPVDILTYVTWKLSEFPPNRVIGSGCNLDTARFRFLIGQKLGIHSESCHGWVLGEHGDSSVPVWSGVNIAGVPLKDLNSDIGTDQDPEQWKNVHKDVIASAYKIIKMKGYTSWAIGLSVADLTESIVKNLRRVHPVSTIIKGLYGINEEVFLSVPCILGENGIADLIKIKLTTEEQACLKKSAETLWGIQRELKL from the coding sequence ATGAGCTGGGCTGTGGGCGTCCTGCGGGCTGGCCGGAGAGTGGGCGCTGGGAGAGTGAATGCGCTATGTCCCCGCCGGCCGGCGGACCTCCCGCTCACGGGGGCATGGGCCGTCACCCCCGTGTCTGAGATGGCAACCATCAAGTGTGAACTTATCAAGAATTTCACTTCCGAGGAGGCCGTTCATCACAACAAGGTCTCCATTATAGGAACCGGATCGGTGGGCATGGCCTGTGCTATCAGCATCCTATTAAGGGGCTTGACCGATGAACTTGCCCTTGTGGATGTTAATGAAGACAAACTGAAGGGTGAAACAATGGATCTTCAACATGGCAGCCCTTTCGTGAAGATGCCAACTATTGTGTCCAGCAAAGATTACCTTGTCACTGCAAATTCCAGCCTCGTGGTCATCACAGCAGGAGCACGCCAGGAAAAAGGGGAAACACGCCTTAATTTAGTCCAACGAAATGTGGACATCTTTAAATTAATGATTTCCAGTATTACCCAATATAGCCCTCGCTGCAAACTGATTGTTGTTTCCAATCCAGTGGATATATTAACTTATGTGACCTGGAAGTTGAGTGAATTTCCCCCAAACCGTGTAATTGGAAGTGGTTGTAATCTGGACACTGCCCGTTTCCGTTTCTTGATTGGGCAGAAGCTTGGTATCCACTCTGAAAGCTGTCATGGGTGGGTCCTTGGAGAGCATGGAGACTCGAGTGTTCCTGTGTGGAGTGGAGTGAACATCGCTGGTGTCCCTCTGAAGGATCTGAACTCAGACATAGGAACTGATCAAGATCCTGAGCAGTGGAAAAATGTCCACAAAGATGTGATTGCTAGTGCCTATaagattattaaaatgaaaggttATACTTCTTGGGCCATTGGCCTATCTGTAGCTGATTTAACAGAAAGCATTGTGAAGAATCTTAGAAGAGTGCATCCAGTTTCCACCATAATTAAGGGTCTCTATGGAATAAATGAAGAAGTATTCCTCAGTGTTCCATGTATCTTGGGAGAGAATGGTATTGCAGACCTTATAAAGATAAAGCTGACCACTGAAGAACAGGCTTGTCTGAAGAAGAGTGCAGAAACACTTTGGGGAATTCAGAGGGAGCTCAAGCTTTAA